A single genomic interval of Zingiber officinale cultivar Zhangliang chromosome 4A, Zo_v1.1, whole genome shotgun sequence harbors:
- the LOC121970381 gene encoding uncharacterized protein LOC121970381, which produces MKCTDEEKVELAAYHLWDQAVTWWNMQKMIFGEQHVTWPMYREAFERQYFLITFCLARHLEFLNLKQGDYSVMEYNAEFSRLAEFCPHLVAQDYDRMHQFTQGLAAYIKLKMSGFPSSSYREVLDRALFIEMTQQQVNLEKTNNKQVTQKKEKRGQSSQVTSGGSSPPQKTRRTSDGGSCSSQRDRKNDFGGIMCFQYGSKSHTKNDYPLDHAICFYCKLSGHESRNCTTKAQLETTKDTTQGGRSTQPCQQKGPQRTQNTSYQPQLPGPQGKVYHIQSSEYPVMSATTQYSTTASPYQTCPVQQGPSFPSQPYLVFQPQPQPQYHQQLIVAPPIPPQTVPVMPPSSSEVGHAYATIREEAQQAEGSVFQGNR; this is translated from the exons ATGAAGTGTACAGATGAAGAGAAGGTGGAGTTAGCCGCATATCATCTTTGGGATCAGGCCGTCACTTGGTGGAacatgcagaagatgatcttTGGGGAACAACACGTCACGTGGCCGATGTATCGAGAGGCATTTGAGAGACAATATTTTTTGATTACATTTTGTCTAGCTCGTCATCTGGAGTTTTTGAACCTCAAGCAGGGCGACTATtctgtgatggagtataatgcagaATTCAGTAGATTGGCTGAGTTTTGTCCTCATCTGGTGGCTCAGGATTATGATCGGATGCATCAGTTTACTCAGGGACTTGCGGCATACATAAAACTCAAGATGTCAGGATTTCCAAGTAGTTCTTATCGAGAGGTTTTAGATCGGGCGTTATTCATTGAGATGACTCAGCAACAGGTGAATCTGGAAAAAACTAATAATAAACAAGTGAcacagaagaaggagaaaagaggCCAGAGCTCACAGGTTACCTCTGGAGGGTCCTCTCCACCTCAGAAGACAAGGCGAACCTCGGATGGGGGTTCTTGTTCTTCTCAACGAGACCGGAAGAATGACTTTGGAGGGATCATGTGTTTTCAGTATGGCTCCAAAAGTCATACTAAAAACGATTACCCGTTGGATCACGCTATATGCTTCTATTGTAAGCTTTCAGGGCACGAGAGTCGGAATTGCACTACGAAGGCTCAATTGGAGACGACTAAAGATACCACTCAGGGAGGGCGATCCACCCAGCCATGTCAGCAGAAAGGACCTCAGAGGACTCAGAACACTTCATATCAGCCGCAACTGCCGGGGCCCCAGGGAAAGGTATATCATATCCAGAGTTCGGAGTATCCAGTGATGTCAGCGACCACGCAGTACTCTACTACAGCGTCTCCTTATCAGACATGTCCTGTACAGCAGGGcccttcctttccatctcagcCTTATCTAGTATTCCAACCGCAACCTCAGCCTCAGTACCACCAGCAGTTAATTGTCGCACCTCCAATTCCACCTCAGACTGTTCCAGTGATGCCACCATCGAGCTCAGAAGTGGGGCATGCTTATGCAACCATACGAGAAGAGGCACAACAGGCCGAGGGATCAGTCTTCCAGG gtaacaggtag